One region of Luteolibacter rhizosphaerae genomic DNA includes:
- a CDS encoding MBL fold metallo-hydrolase: protein MRCPGLIRVQAPGVSFHALRHDGGIVLVDCGFVGGVGLLARALRLAGWEHLPLTGIVLTHGHLDHILNVGRLAAATGAWIAAPRLDSAHYEGRAVYRGASRVTGVLESLGRPLLGFQAFAPDRWIDDGDEIEVWDGLRAIHLPGHTAGHMGYYCERHRLLFCADLFASYPGFSHLPPAIFNVDGAMVRASVVRALALDPVGVLPNHGDSVEPELHLSRLHALARRQGLA from the coding sequence ATGCGCTGCCCCGGCTTGATCCGCGTTCAAGCCCCGGGTGTGAGCTTCCATGCCCTGCGCCATGACGGTGGGATCGTGCTCGTGGATTGCGGCTTCGTCGGTGGTGTGGGCCTGCTGGCCCGCGCGCTCCGTCTCGCGGGTTGGGAGCATCTGCCGCTTACCGGAATTGTCCTGACCCACGGCCATCTGGATCATATCCTGAACGTCGGGCGCCTTGCCGCGGCCACGGGTGCATGGATCGCGGCACCGCGCTTGGATTCCGCGCACTATGAGGGAAGGGCCGTGTATCGGGGCGCTTCCCGCGTGACCGGCGTCTTGGAGTCATTGGGGCGTCCGCTGCTCGGCTTCCAAGCGTTTGCCCCGGATCGTTGGATCGACGATGGCGACGAGATCGAGGTCTGGGATGGACTGCGCGCCATCCATCTGCCCGGCCACACGGCGGGCCACATGGGATACTACTGCGAGCGTCACCGCCTGCTCTTTTGCGCGGATCTCTTCGCGAGTTATCCGGGCTTCTCCCATCTGCCGCCGGCGATCTTCAACGTGGATGGCGCGATGGTCCGTGCAAGCGTGGTCCGGGCGCTGGCTTTGGATCCCGTCGGTGTCTTGCCAAATCACGGTGATTCCGTGGAACCGGAGCTGCATCTTTCCCGGCTTCATGCGCTGGCCAGACGGCAGGGATTGGCGTGA
- a CDS encoding S8 family serine peptidase, protein MSRPGRRIIVGSSILSCALVGAVWLNRSEEPAAVEPSQASPSAPREAAAPQAPGEVETAAAAIAPESVARAVVPPVPAPVLTTEDRGTTRTFEIALDEAVLRAPDGKDVTVRLDPPATLETLRSRLMEIEGEVLPVCYEPGLPHEEIHRRLITRDITVKLPSPDADPVLPVGVVLKEKPDYAPGYAVVSAEDSFAALAALDSLRGATNVEEAEIQLASLRQKRAMPNDPMIGQQWHLKYQGQAGAIIGTDVNVEGAWNYGGAGGVKGSGIRVGVIDDGVDLNHADLVANLDTVNDWDWNGNDNNPSAQSGTIGGVPYSDDHGTSCAGNVGARGDNGVGVSGTAPLSTLVAMRLISAATTDSQEAAAMAHKNDLIHIKSNSWGPSDFGFTLEGPGPLTRQAFATAATSGRGGLGTIFTWAGGNGLDYGDYSNFDGYANDLHTIAVGAINSQGDQSWYSESGANLLVVAPSNGDSGAGELGITTVDRTATQGYNSATSANGGDYTNTFGGTSSATPTVSGIIALMLEKKPGLGWRDVKEILIRSSAKFNPTDGGWVDNAAGFHFNHKYGAGLVDATAAVNMSATWTNLPPATSKSLAQNGLSIAIPDNNATGVTRSFTFTGAELRVEQVQVSLTATHQYRGDLEVILTSPQGTSSRMAQSRVEDYGTSFSGWNFSTPRHWGETSTGTWTVRVADRAAVDTGTLTGLSVRMTGVVINEAPTITAASLTPAAQAYTNQAVSVTGIAATDPESGTLSYDYLWESSADSQTWTSTGITTATLEAGAVPSGRLVRCQVTVRDATVTGNTITTPAVNLLQIPVTQVQAGSAYSYDSDLVLRNASASAVRDAIVNEFCQGTAANMEWVEILTINHRSFRNWSLEDRDGNLLVFNDSAVWDNIPAGTLILIYQGFPDSGVPAWPANDTNPADGTMVISAANSTYFSGAWPAYVDTGDFVKLNKEGQTYVAGFSFGTSTGGDIHLTAVAADQAAAYRGGNEPDTAILNRWQVATGRTPLQQNSTSNSNFITALRSGSLSSPSQFRLGATSQTPAGLTIDSTTGVLSGTLTAPVGNYALVIERFNANGEVVSQTFTLAISNLIGYESWIAGFSGLALTGESDDPDGDGMANLLEYYFGSQPGTPDALEALPAIAKQGNDLTLTWWHLKSATDPVAAPQWSDNLASWNNTGFTIQTLDETTEKEQLRATLTVGAGHDRRFLRLKVE, encoded by the coding sequence GTGCCCTCGTGGGCGCAGTCTGGCTCAATCGCAGTGAAGAACCCGCGGCGGTAGAGCCGTCGCAAGCCAGTCCTTCAGCACCCCGTGAAGCTGCGGCACCGCAGGCACCGGGCGAAGTCGAGACGGCAGCTGCTGCCATCGCCCCCGAATCCGTGGCCCGGGCAGTGGTGCCACCCGTTCCTGCTCCCGTCCTCACGACCGAGGATCGCGGCACGACGCGGACTTTCGAGATCGCGCTCGATGAAGCGGTGCTGCGCGCGCCGGATGGCAAGGACGTCACCGTGCGTCTTGATCCGCCTGCGACCTTGGAGACCCTGCGCTCGCGCCTGATGGAGATCGAAGGCGAGGTGCTTCCGGTCTGTTACGAGCCGGGCCTTCCTCATGAGGAAATCCATCGCCGTCTGATCACCCGTGACATCACGGTGAAGCTCCCTTCCCCGGATGCCGATCCGGTCCTGCCCGTCGGAGTGGTGTTGAAAGAGAAGCCCGACTACGCGCCGGGCTATGCGGTCGTTTCCGCGGAGGACTCCTTCGCCGCGCTTGCAGCGCTTGATTCCCTGCGCGGTGCGACGAACGTGGAGGAGGCGGAAATCCAGCTCGCCTCCCTGCGCCAGAAGCGCGCCATGCCGAACGACCCGATGATCGGCCAGCAGTGGCATCTCAAATACCAAGGACAAGCAGGGGCCATTATCGGCACCGACGTGAACGTGGAAGGTGCTTGGAACTATGGTGGTGCCGGTGGCGTGAAGGGGAGCGGCATCCGCGTCGGCGTCATCGATGACGGCGTGGATCTCAACCATGCGGACCTCGTGGCCAATCTTGATACCGTCAACGACTGGGACTGGAACGGGAACGACAACAACCCCTCCGCGCAATCGGGCACGATTGGTGGTGTTCCCTATAGCGACGACCACGGGACTTCATGTGCGGGTAATGTGGGTGCCCGCGGCGACAACGGGGTCGGCGTGTCGGGGACTGCTCCTTTGTCAACTCTGGTGGCAATGCGTTTGATATCGGCAGCCACCACCGACTCCCAGGAGGCCGCGGCGATGGCCCACAAGAACGATTTGATCCACATCAAGTCCAACAGTTGGGGGCCCTCCGACTTCGGCTTCACTTTGGAAGGTCCGGGTCCCTTGACCCGTCAGGCATTCGCCACTGCCGCTACGAGCGGTCGCGGTGGCCTAGGTACTATTTTCACATGGGCCGGTGGGAATGGCTTGGACTATGGAGATTACTCCAATTTCGACGGCTACGCCAATGACCTTCACACGATCGCGGTCGGTGCAATCAACAGTCAGGGAGATCAGTCTTGGTACAGCGAATCCGGAGCCAACCTTCTGGTAGTAGCTCCTTCAAATGGCGACAGCGGCGCGGGCGAACTGGGCATCACCACCGTCGACCGCACTGCGACCCAAGGCTACAACTCGGCAACCTCTGCCAACGGTGGCGATTACACGAACACCTTCGGGGGCACTTCCTCCGCTACCCCGACCGTTTCGGGCATTATCGCCCTGATGTTGGAGAAGAAGCCCGGCTTGGGCTGGCGGGACGTGAAAGAGATCCTGATCCGCAGCTCCGCAAAGTTCAATCCAACCGACGGCGGCTGGGTCGACAATGCGGCCGGATTCCATTTCAACCACAAATACGGCGCGGGACTCGTGGATGCGACCGCAGCCGTCAACATGTCCGCCACATGGACCAATTTGCCTCCGGCGACATCCAAGAGTTTGGCTCAAAACGGCCTCTCGATCGCCATTCCGGATAACAATGCCACGGGTGTGACCCGCAGCTTCACCTTTACCGGAGCTGAATTGCGCGTGGAGCAAGTGCAGGTATCCCTGACGGCTACCCACCAATACCGCGGGGATCTGGAAGTCATCCTCACCTCACCTCAGGGAACTTCCAGCCGCATGGCGCAGAGCCGCGTCGAGGACTATGGTACCTCATTCTCCGGGTGGAACTTCTCCACCCCACGTCACTGGGGTGAAACTTCGACCGGAACCTGGACGGTGAGGGTGGCCGACCGGGCCGCCGTCGACACCGGAACCTTGACCGGCCTCTCCGTGCGAATGACCGGCGTGGTGATCAACGAGGCCCCGACGATCACGGCCGCTTCCCTGACTCCGGCTGCACAGGCCTATACAAACCAAGCCGTGAGCGTGACCGGCATCGCCGCGACCGATCCGGAGAGCGGCACCCTGAGCTATGACTATCTCTGGGAATCCTCGGCCGATTCCCAAACGTGGACCTCCACCGGCATCACCACCGCCACTCTGGAGGCGGGAGCCGTGCCGTCGGGTAGGTTGGTGCGCTGCCAAGTCACGGTCCGGGATGCCACTGTCACCGGCAATACGATCACTACCCCGGCGGTGAATCTCCTGCAGATCCCGGTCACTCAAGTCCAAGCCGGAAGCGCCTACAGCTACGACAGCGATCTTGTCTTGCGCAACGCCAGCGCCTCGGCTGTGCGGGACGCGATCGTGAACGAGTTCTGCCAAGGCACCGCTGCCAACATGGAGTGGGTCGAGATCCTCACCATCAATCACCGCTCTTTCCGGAATTGGTCTCTCGAAGACCGGGATGGAAATCTTCTCGTCTTCAACGATTCCGCGGTATGGGACAATATCCCTGCCGGTACTCTGATCCTGATCTATCAAGGTTTTCCGGATAGCGGGGTTCCAGCTTGGCCTGCGAACGATACCAATCCCGCGGATGGGACGATGGTGATCTCTGCCGCAAACTCAACCTACTTCTCAGGTGCTTGGCCTGCCTACGTAGACACCGGCGATTTCGTGAAGCTGAACAAGGAAGGCCAGACTTACGTGGCGGGCTTCTCCTTCGGGACTTCCACGGGTGGCGATATTCATCTCACCGCGGTGGCTGCCGACCAAGCCGCAGCCTATCGTGGCGGTAACGAACCCGACACCGCTATCCTGAATCGCTGGCAGGTGGCCACGGGGCGCACCCCTCTCCAGCAAAATTCCACGTCGAACTCCAACTTCATCACGGCACTGCGTTCTGGATCACTTTCCTCGCCCTCGCAGTTCCGCCTCGGAGCGACTTCGCAGACCCCGGCTGGGCTCACCATCGATTCGACCACGGGCGTATTGTCGGGAACCCTGACAGCTCCGGTTGGCAATTATGCCTTGGTGATCGAGCGCTTCAATGCGAACGGCGAGGTCGTTTCGCAAACCTTCACGCTCGCCATTTCCAACCTGATCGGTTACGAAAGCTGGATCGCTGGCTTCTCCGGGCTGGCCCTTACGGGTGAGTCCGACGACCCGGATGGTGACGGCATGGCAAACTTGCTCGAATATTACTTCGGCAGCCAGCCCGGAACTCCGGATGCGCTCGAGGCCTTGCCGGCAATCGCCAAGCAAGGGAACGATTTGACCCTGACCTGGTGGCACCTGAAGTCCGCCACGGATCCGGTGGCGGCTCCCCAATGGTCGGACAACCTGGCGAGCTGGAATAACACCGGATTCACCATCCAGACACTGGATGAAACGACGGAGAAGGAGCAGCTCCGCGCGACTCTGACCGTCGGAGCGGGGCATGACCGACGCTTCCTGCGCTTGAAGGTGGAGTGA